A window from Vulpes vulpes isolate BD-2025 chromosome 9, VulVul3, whole genome shotgun sequence encodes these proteins:
- the LPAR2 gene encoding lysophosphatidic acid receptor 2, producing MVTMGQCYYNETIGFFYNNSGKELSSHWRPKDVVVVALGLTVSVLVLLTNLLVIAAIASNRRFHQPIYYLLGNLAAADLFAGVAYLFLMFHTGPRTARLSLEGWFVRQGLLDTSLTASVATLLAIAVERHRSVMAVQLHSRLPRGRVVMLIVGVWVAALGLGLLPAHSWHCLCALDRCSRMAPLLSRSYLAVWALSSLLVFLLMVAVYTRIFFYVRRRVQRMAEHVSCHPRYRETTLSLVKTVVIILGAFVVCWTPGQVVLLLDGLGCKSCNVLAVEKYFLLLAEANSLVNAVVYSCRDAEMRRTFRRLLCCLCLRRSTHESARYAPSARTGASTRIMLPENGHSLMDSTL from the exons aTGGTCACCATGGGCCAGTGCTACTACAACGAGACCATCGGCTTCTTCTACAACAACAGTGGCAAGGAACTCAGCTCCCACTGGCGGCCCAAAGATGTGGTTGTGGTGGCCCTGGGGCTGACAGTCAGCGTGCTGGTGCTGCTGACCAACTTGCTGGTCATCGCAGCCATTGCTTCCAACCGACGATTCCACCAGCCCATTTACTACCTGCTTGGCAACCTGGCCGCGGCTGACCTCTTTGCTGGTGTGGCCTACCTCTTCCTCATGTTCCACACGGGCCCTCGCACAGCCCGGCTCTCGCTGGAGGGCTGGTTCGTGCGGCAGGGCCTGCTGGACACGAGCCTGACGGCATCGGTGGCCACACTGCTAGCCATCGCCGTGGAGCGGCACCGCAGCGTGATGGCTGTGCAGCTGCACAGCCGCCTGCCCAGAGGCCGAGTCGTCATGCTCATCgtgggggtgtgggtggctgcactgggcctggggctgctgcCGGCCCACTCCTGGCACTGCCTCTGTGCCCTGGACCGCTGCTCACGCATGGCCCCCCTGCTCAGCCGCTCCTATCTGGCTGTCTGGGCCCTGTCCAGCCTGCTTGTCTTCCTGCTCATGGTGGCTGTCTACACCCGCATTTTCTTCTATGTGAGGCGGAGGGTGCAGCGCATGGCAGAGCACGTTAGCTGCCACCCGCGCTACCGAGAGACCACACTCAGCCTGGTCAAGACCGTTGTCATTATCCTGG GGGCGTTCGTGGTCTGCTGGACTCCAGGCCAGGTGGTGCTGCTCCTGGATGGTCTGGGCTGCAAGTCTTGCAACGTCCTGGCGGTGGAGAAGTATTTCCTACTCCTGGCCGAGGCCAACTCACTGGTCAACGCCGTGGTGTACTCGTGCCGAGATGCTGAGATGCGCCGCACCTTCCGCCGCCTCCTCTGCTGTCTGTGCCTACGCCGGTCCACCCACGAGTCTGCCCGCTATGCACCCTCAGCCCGAACAGGTGCCAGCACTCGCATCATGCTTCCTGAGAATGGCCACTCCTTGATGGACTCCACCCTTTAG